A single Leclercia sp. AS011 DNA region contains:
- the lplA gene encoding lipoate--protein ligase LplA, with the protein MTTLRLLISDSYDPWFNLAVEECIFRQMPATQRVLFLWRNADTVVIGRAQNPWKECNTRRMEEDNVRLARRSSGGGAVFHDLGNTCFTFMAGKPEYDKTISTSIVLNALNSLGVTAEASGRNDLVVKTPDGDRKVSGSAYRETMDRGFHHGTLLLNADLSRLANYLNPDKKKLQAKGITSVRGRVANLVELLPGITHEQICEAVREAFFAHYGERVEAEVISPDKTPDLPNFAETFARQSSWEWNFGQAPAFSHLLDERFTWGGVELHFDVEKGHITRTQVFTDSLNPAPLEALAARLQGCLYRADRLQQECDALTGDFPEQEKELRELSAWIARAVR; encoded by the coding sequence ATGACGACCTTACGCCTGCTTATCTCTGACTCTTACGATCCCTGGTTTAATCTCGCGGTAGAAGAGTGCATCTTCCGTCAGATGCCCGCCACGCAGCGGGTGCTGTTCCTGTGGCGCAACGCCGATACGGTGGTCATTGGCCGGGCGCAAAATCCGTGGAAAGAGTGCAACACCCGACGTATGGAAGAGGACAACGTGCGTCTGGCGCGTCGCAGCAGCGGCGGTGGCGCAGTGTTCCACGACCTCGGCAATACCTGCTTTACCTTTATGGCGGGGAAACCGGAGTACGATAAAACCATCTCCACGTCGATTGTCCTCAACGCGCTCAATTCGCTCGGCGTGACGGCTGAAGCCTCCGGACGTAACGATCTGGTGGTCAAAACGCCGGACGGGGATCGCAAAGTGTCCGGCTCTGCCTATCGCGAAACGATGGACCGTGGTTTCCACCACGGCACCCTGCTGCTGAACGCCGATCTCAGCCGCCTGGCGAACTACCTGAATCCCGACAAGAAAAAGCTACAGGCCAAAGGGATTACCTCCGTGCGCGGCCGGGTAGCGAATCTGGTCGAACTGCTGCCGGGGATCACTCACGAGCAGATCTGTGAGGCCGTACGCGAGGCGTTTTTTGCCCATTACGGCGAGCGCGTGGAAGCGGAAGTGATCTCCCCGGACAAGACCCCGGATCTGCCAAACTTCGCCGAGACCTTTGCCCGCCAGAGCAGCTGGGAGTGGAACTTCGGTCAGGCCCCTGCCTTCTCGCACCTGCTGGATGAGCGTTTTACCTGGGGCGGCGTGGAGCTGCACTTCGACGTGGAGAAAGGCCATATCACCCGCACGCAGGTCTTTACCGATAGTCTGAATCCGGCACCGCTGGAAGCACTCGCGGCACGCTTACAGGGCTGTTTGTACCGGGCGGACAGGCTGCAGCAGGAATGCGACGCACTGACTGGCGATTTTCCGGAGCAGGAAAAGGAGTTGCGGGAGCTGTCGGCGTGGATTGCGCGGGCGGTGCGGTAG
- the deoA gene encoding thymidine phosphorylase, whose protein sequence is MFLAQEIIRKKRDGHALSDEEIRFFINGIRDNTISEGQIAALAMTIFFHDMAMPERVSLTMAMRDSGTVLDWKSLNLNGPIVDKHSTGGVGDVTSLMLGPMVAACGGYIPMISGRGLGHTGGTLDKLEAIPGFDIFPDDNRFRDIIKDVGVAIIGQTSSLAPADKRFYATRDITATVDSIPLITASILAKKLAEGLDALVMDVKVGSGAFMPTYELSAALAEAIVGVSNGAGVRTTALLTDMNQVLASSAGNAVEVREAVQFLTGEYRNPRLFDVTMALCVEMLISGNLAKDDAEARTKLQAVLDNGKAAEIFGRMVAAQKGPTDFVENYAKYLPTAMLSKAVYADTEGFVSAMDTRALGMAVVSMGGGRRQASDTIDYSVGFTEMARLGDSVDGQRPLAVIHAKDENSWQDAAKAVKAAITLADKAPESTPTVYRRITE, encoded by the coding sequence GTGTTTCTCGCACAAGAAATTATTCGTAAAAAACGTGATGGTCATGCTTTAAGCGACGAAGAGATCCGTTTCTTTATCAACGGCATTCGCGACAATACCATCTCTGAAGGGCAGATTGCGGCCCTGGCGATGACCATTTTCTTCCACGATATGGCGATGCCGGAGCGCGTGTCGCTGACCATGGCGATGCGGGATTCAGGAACCGTTCTGGACTGGAAGAGCCTTAACCTCAACGGCCCGATTGTGGATAAACACTCCACCGGCGGCGTGGGTGACGTGACCTCCCTGATGCTGGGCCCGATGGTGGCAGCCTGCGGCGGTTACATCCCGATGATCTCCGGGCGCGGCCTGGGCCATACCGGCGGCACGCTCGACAAACTGGAAGCCATTCCGGGCTTCGATATCTTCCCGGATGACAACCGCTTCCGCGACATTATTAAGGACGTTGGTGTGGCGATTATCGGCCAGACCAGCTCCCTTGCCCCGGCGGATAAGCGTTTTTACGCCACGCGTGACATTACCGCGACCGTCGACTCCATCCCGCTGATTACCGCCTCGATCCTCGCCAAAAAACTGGCCGAAGGTCTGGATGCGCTGGTGATGGATGTCAAAGTGGGCAGCGGCGCCTTTATGCCGACCTATGAACTCTCTGCTGCGCTGGCCGAAGCGATCGTTGGCGTCTCCAACGGCGCAGGCGTGCGCACCACCGCGCTGCTCACCGATATGAACCAGGTGCTGGCCTCCAGCGCCGGTAACGCGGTTGAAGTGCGCGAAGCGGTGCAGTTCCTGACCGGCGAATACCGTAACCCGCGCCTGTTCGACGTGACCATGGCGCTGTGCGTTGAGATGCTGATCTCCGGTAATCTGGCGAAAGATGACGCTGAAGCCCGTACTAAACTGCAGGCAGTGCTGGATAACGGCAAAGCGGCCGAGATCTTTGGCCGCATGGTTGCTGCCCAGAAAGGCCCGACCGATTTCGTGGAAAACTACGCGAAATACCTGCCTACCGCGATGCTCAGCAAAGCCGTTTATGCAGATACCGAAGGTTTCGTTTCCGCAATGGACACCCGCGCGCTGGGTATGGCGGTAGTGTCGATGGGCGGCGGTCGTCGTCAGGCATCCGACACCATCGATTACAGCGTCGGCTTCACCGAAATGGCCCGTCTGGGCGACAGCGTTGACGGTCAACGTCCGCTGGCGGTGATCCACGCCAAAGATGAAAACAGCTGGCAGGATGCGGCGAAAGCCGTGAAGGCCGCCATCACCCTGGCAGATAAAGCGCCAGAAAGCACACCGACCGTCTATCGTCGCATTACCGAATAG
- the deoC gene encoding deoxyribose-phosphate aldolase — MTDLTASSLRALKLMDLTTLNDDDTNEKVIALCHQAKTAVGNTAAVCIYPRFIPIARKTLKEQGTPDVRIATVTNFPHGNDDIEIALAETRAAIAYGADEVDVVFPYRALIAGNEQVGFDLVRACKEACAAANVLLKVIIETGELKEEALIRKASEISIKAGADFIKTSTGKVPVNATPESARIMMEVIRDMGVEKTVGFKPAGGVRTAEDAQQFLAIADELFGADWADSRHYRFGASSLLASLLKALGHGDGKSASSY; from the coding sequence ATGACCGATTTAACCGCAAGCAGCCTGCGCGCCCTGAAACTGATGGATCTGACCACCCTGAATGACGACGACACCAACGAGAAAGTGATCGCCCTGTGTCATCAGGCGAAAACCGCAGTGGGCAACACCGCGGCTGTCTGTATCTATCCGCGTTTCATTCCGATTGCGCGTAAAACCCTGAAAGAGCAGGGTACGCCGGACGTGCGCATCGCCACCGTCACCAACTTCCCGCACGGTAACGACGACATCGAAATCGCGCTGGCAGAGACCCGCGCCGCTATCGCTTACGGTGCTGACGAAGTGGACGTGGTCTTCCCGTACCGCGCGCTGATCGCTGGTAACGAGCAGGTCGGTTTCGATCTGGTGAGAGCCTGTAAAGAGGCCTGCGCCGCGGCAAACGTGCTGCTGAAAGTGATCATCGAAACCGGCGAGCTGAAAGAAGAGGCGCTGATTCGTAAAGCCTCTGAAATCTCTATCAAAGCGGGTGCTGATTTCATTAAAACCTCTACCGGTAAAGTGCCGGTCAACGCGACCCCGGAAAGCGCACGCATCATGATGGAAGTGATCCGCGATATGGGCGTGGAAAAAACCGTGGGCTTCAAACCGGCAGGCGGCGTGCGTACCGCTGAAGACGCGCAGCAGTTCCTGGCGATTGCCGACGAGCTGTTCGGGGCCGACTGGGCCGACTCCCGTCACTACCGCTTTGGCGCATCCAGCCTGCTGGCCAGCCTGCTGAAAGCGCTGGGTCACGGCGATGGTAAGAGCGCAAGCAGCTACTAA
- the deoD gene encoding purine-nucleoside phosphorylase: MATPHINAEMGDFADVVLMPGDPLRAKHIAETFLEDVREVNNVRGMLGFTGTYKGRKISVMGHGMGIPSCSIYTKELITDFGVKKIIRVGSCGAVRMDVKLRDIVIGMGACTDSKVNRMRFKDHDFAAIADFGMVRDAVDAAKALGVEARVGNIFSADLFYAPDGGEMFDVMEKYGILGVEMEAAGIYGVAAEFGAKALTICTVSDHIRTHEQTTAAERQTTFNDMIKIALESVLLGDKE; encoded by the coding sequence ATGGCAACTCCTCATATTAATGCAGAGATGGGTGATTTCGCTGACGTCGTATTGATGCCGGGCGACCCGCTGCGCGCGAAGCACATTGCAGAAACCTTCCTCGAAGACGTGCGTGAAGTGAACAACGTGCGCGGCATGCTGGGCTTCACCGGTACCTACAAAGGCCGCAAAATCTCCGTCATGGGTCACGGCATGGGTATCCCATCCTGCTCCATCTACACCAAAGAGCTGATCACCGACTTCGGCGTGAAGAAAATCATCCGCGTGGGCTCCTGTGGTGCCGTGCGTATGGACGTGAAACTGCGTGACATCGTGATTGGTATGGGTGCCTGCACCGATTCCAAAGTGAACCGCATGCGTTTTAAAGATCACGACTTCGCGGCCATTGCTGACTTCGGCATGGTGCGTGACGCGGTTGACGCGGCCAAAGCGCTGGGCGTTGAAGCACGCGTGGGCAACATCTTCTCTGCGGATCTGTTCTATGCGCCGGACGGCGGCGAGATGTTCGACGTGATGGAGAAATACGGCATCCTGGGCGTGGAAATGGAAGCGGCAGGCATCTACGGCGTAGCGGCTGAGTTTGGTGCAAAAGCGCTGACCATCTGCACCGTGTCTGACCATATCCGTACTCACGAGCAGACCACTGCCGCTGAGCGTCAGACCACCTTCAACGACATGATCAAAATCGCGCTGGAATCCGTTCTGCTGGGCGATAAAGAGTAA
- a CDS encoding YjjW family glycine radical enzyme activase — protein sequence MNNRCALVSKVIPFSCVDGPGSRLALFLQGCNLRCKTCHNPWTIGRCNDCAACVPHCPHEALNIQAGRVWWDDAHCQQCDTCLQLCPQQATPMALRFSVEEVMAEVRKVSPFISGITVSGGEATTQLPFLVALFSALKADPQLQQLSCLVDSNGLLSETGWQKLLPVFDGAMLDLKAWDPAHHRYLTGRDNALIKHSIRWLAAHNRLSELRLLVIPDRCDYLTHRRELVAFIRRLGDVPVRINAFHAHGVYGEARHWQSATQEDVEPLAEVLERERIRVIRPALYL from the coding sequence ATGAACAACAGATGCGCTTTAGTCAGTAAGGTTATCCCCTTCTCCTGCGTCGACGGGCCGGGCAGTCGCCTGGCCCTGTTTCTGCAGGGCTGTAACCTGCGCTGTAAAACCTGCCATAACCCGTGGACGATAGGCCGGTGCAACGACTGCGCCGCCTGCGTGCCGCACTGCCCGCATGAGGCGCTGAACATTCAGGCCGGACGGGTATGGTGGGATGACGCGCATTGCCAGCAGTGCGATACCTGTCTGCAGCTGTGCCCCCAGCAGGCGACACCGATGGCGCTGCGTTTCAGCGTGGAGGAGGTGATGGCCGAGGTCCGCAAGGTGTCGCCCTTTATCTCCGGCATCACCGTCAGCGGCGGGGAAGCCACCACCCAATTGCCGTTCCTGGTGGCGCTGTTTTCAGCCCTGAAAGCCGATCCGCAGCTGCAGCAGTTGTCATGTCTGGTGGACAGCAACGGCCTGTTAAGCGAGACCGGCTGGCAAAAACTGCTGCCGGTGTTTGACGGAGCGATGCTGGATCTCAAGGCCTGGGACCCTGCCCACCACCGCTACCTGACCGGACGCGACAACGCCCTCATCAAGCACAGCATCCGCTGGCTGGCCGCCCACAACCGGCTGAGCGAGCTGCGTCTGCTGGTGATCCCGGATCGCTGTGACTATCTGACGCACCGCCGGGAGCTGGTGGCTTTTATTCGCCGCTTAGGGGATGTGCCGGTCAGGATCAACGCCTTTCACGCGCACGGCGTCTATGGCGAAGCCCGGCACTGGCAGAGCGCTACGCAGGAGGATGTCGAACCGCTGGCGGAGGTGCTGGAGCGGGAGCGGATCAGGGTGATCCGCCCGGCACTCTACTTATAG
- the deoB gene encoding phosphopentomutase, whose amino-acid sequence MKRAFIMVLDSFGIGATEDADRFGDTGADTMGHIAEACAKGEANTGRQGPLNLPNLTRLGLVKAHEGSTGNVAAGMDGNAEVVGAYAWAHELSSGKDTPSGHWEIAGVPVLFDWGYFSDHENSFPQELLDKLVERGNLPGYLGNCHSSGTVILDQLGEEHMKTGKPIFYTSADSVFQIACHEETFGLDRLYELCEIAREELTEGGYNIGRVIARPFVGDKAGNFQRTGNRHDLAVEPPAPTVLQKLVDEKKGQVVSVGKIADIYANCGITKKVKATGLDALFDATVKEMKDAGDNTIVFTNFVDFDSSWGHRRDVAGYAAGLELFDRRLPELMELVGEDDILILTADHGCDPTWTGTDHTREHIPVLVYGPKVKPGSLGHRETFADIGQTIAKYFGTSDMEYGKAMF is encoded by the coding sequence ATGAAACGTGCATTTATTATGGTGCTGGACTCATTCGGCATCGGCGCTACAGAAGACGCAGATCGTTTTGGTGACACCGGTGCAGACACCATGGGTCACATCGCAGAAGCCTGTGCAAAAGGCGAAGCGAACACTGGCCGTCAGGGCCCGCTGAATCTGCCAAACCTGACGCGTCTGGGTCTGGTAAAAGCCCACGAAGGCTCTACCGGCAACGTCGCCGCAGGTATGGATGGCAATGCGGAAGTGGTGGGTGCCTACGCCTGGGCGCACGAGCTCTCTTCCGGGAAAGACACCCCGTCAGGGCACTGGGAGATCGCCGGTGTGCCGGTTCTGTTCGACTGGGGCTACTTCTCTGACCACGAAAATAGCTTCCCGCAGGAGCTGCTGGATAAGCTGGTAGAACGCGGCAACCTGCCGGGCTACCTCGGTAACTGCCACTCTTCCGGTACCGTGATTCTGGATCAGCTCGGCGAAGAGCACATGAAAACCGGCAAGCCGATCTTCTACACCTCGGCGGACTCCGTGTTCCAGATCGCCTGTCACGAAGAGACCTTTGGTCTGGATCGCCTGTACGAGCTGTGTGAAATCGCCCGTGAAGAGCTGACCGAAGGCGGCTACAACATTGGCCGCGTGATTGCGCGTCCGTTTGTTGGCGACAAGGCGGGTAACTTCCAGCGTACCGGCAACCGTCACGACCTGGCCGTTGAGCCACCAGCACCGACCGTGCTGCAAAAACTGGTTGATGAGAAAAAGGGCCAGGTGGTTTCCGTGGGTAAAATCGCGGATATCTACGCCAACTGCGGCATCACCAAAAAAGTGAAAGCCACCGGTCTGGACGCGCTGTTCGACGCTACCGTCAAAGAGATGAAAGACGCGGGCGACAACACCATCGTCTTCACCAACTTCGTAGACTTCGACTCCTCCTGGGGCCACCGTCGCGACGTCGCGGGCTATGCGGCCGGTCTGGAACTGTTTGACCGCCGTCTGCCGGAGCTGATGGAGCTGGTGGGGGAAGATGACATTCTGATCCTGACCGCGGACCACGGCTGCGACCCAACCTGGACCGGTACCGACCACACCCGTGAGCACATTCCGGTGCTGGTGTACGGCCCGAAAGTCAAACCAGGTTCGCTGGGCCACCGTGAAACCTTCGCGGATATCGGCCAGACCATCGCGAAATACTTTGGTACGTCTGACATGGAATATGGCAAGGCCATGTTCTGA
- a CDS encoding YjjI family glycine radical enzyme, protein MSPSSPDALQQRCQQIVTSPVLSPEQKRHFLALEAENNLPYPTLAPEARQALEAGFICDMFEGHAPYKPRYVLPDYALFLKQGSAWLELEGAQDLDDALSLLTILYHHVPSVTGMPVFLGHLDTLLQPYVRILTQEEIDIRIKRFWRYLDRTLPDAFVHANIGPADGPVTRAILRADAELKQVSPNLTFIYDPAITPDDLLLEVASNICECSKPHIANGPENDKIFTKNGFGVVSCYNSLPLAGGGSTLVRLNLKAIAEQSDTLDAFFTRTLPHYCQQQIAIIDARCDVLYQQSGFFENSFLVKEGLIDPDRFVPMFGMYGLAEAVNVLCEKAGIKGRYGKNPQANALGYRISEQLAAFVENTPVRHGWKQRALLHAQSGISSDVGTTPGARLPYGDEPDPISHLLAVAPHHRHYHAGISDILTLDETIKRNPQAVVELCLGAFRAGMREFSANVAGNDLVRVTGYMVRLSDLEKYRAEGSRTNTTWLGEEAARNTRILERQPRVISHEQQMRFSQ, encoded by the coding sequence ATGTCCCCCTCCAGCCCCGATGCCCTGCAACAACGTTGCCAGCAAATTGTGACAAGCCCGGTGTTAAGCCCCGAACAAAAACGCCACTTTCTGGCGCTGGAGGCGGAAAACAACCTGCCCTACCCGACCCTGGCCCCCGAAGCACGCCAGGCGCTGGAGGCGGGTTTTATCTGCGATATGTTTGAGGGCCATGCACCCTACAAACCGCGCTATGTGTTACCCGACTATGCGTTGTTCCTGAAACAGGGCTCGGCATGGCTGGAACTGGAAGGGGCGCAGGATCTGGACGATGCCCTGTCGCTGTTAACCATCCTTTACCACCATGTTCCGTCCGTGACCGGCATGCCGGTGTTCCTCGGCCATCTCGATACGCTGCTGCAGCCGTATGTTAGAATTCTAACACAAGAAGAAATCGATATTCGAATAAAACGTTTCTGGCGCTATCTCGATCGCACCCTGCCGGATGCCTTCGTTCATGCAAATATTGGCCCAGCCGATGGTCCGGTGACGCGCGCTATTTTACGCGCGGATGCCGAGCTGAAGCAGGTTTCACCCAATCTGACCTTTATTTATGACCCGGCGATCACCCCGGACGATTTGCTGCTGGAGGTGGCCAGCAACATCTGTGAATGCAGCAAGCCGCATATCGCCAACGGGCCGGAAAATGATAAAATTTTCACAAAAAATGGTTTTGGCGTCGTCAGCTGTTACAACTCCCTGCCGCTGGCGGGCGGGGGCAGCACCCTGGTGCGCCTCAACCTGAAAGCCATCGCCGAACAGAGCGATACGCTGGACGCGTTCTTCACCCGCACGCTGCCGCACTACTGTCAGCAGCAGATCGCCATCATCGATGCCCGCTGCGACGTCCTCTACCAGCAATCCGGTTTCTTTGAGAATAGCTTCCTGGTGAAAGAAGGGCTGATCGATCCCGACCGTTTTGTGCCGATGTTCGGTATGTATGGCCTGGCCGAAGCGGTGAACGTGCTGTGCGAGAAAGCCGGGATTAAGGGGCGTTACGGTAAGAATCCGCAGGCTAATGCGCTGGGGTACCGCATCAGCGAACAGTTAGCGGCCTTTGTGGAAAACACCCCGGTCAGACATGGCTGGAAGCAGCGCGCCCTGCTGCATGCCCAGTCGGGGATCAGCTCTGACGTCGGCACCACGCCGGGGGCGCGCCTGCCCTATGGCGATGAGCCCGACCCCATCAGTCATCTGCTGGCGGTGGCACCGCATCACCGGCACTATCACGCCGGGATCAGCGACATCCTGACCCTGGATGAAACCATCAAGCGCAATCCGCAGGCGGTGGTGGAGCTTTGCCTGGGCGCCTTCCGCGCCGGAATGCGCGAGTTCAGCGCCAATGTCGCGGGTAACGATCTGGTCCGCGTCACCGGCTATATGGTGCGGCTTTCCGATCTGGAGAAATACCGCGCCGAAGGCTCACGCACCAATACCACCTGGCTGGGTGAAGAGGCCGCCCGCAACACCCGCATCCTGGAGCGCCAGCCGCGCGTGATAAGCCATGAACAACAGATGCGCTTTAGTCAGTAA
- a CDS encoding YtjB family periplasmic protein: MARAKLKFRLHRAVIVLSCLALLVALMQGASWFSQNHQRQRNPQLEELAHTLARQVSLNVAPLMRTESPDEKRIAQVLRLLTDESRILDASVYDNEGALIARAGEHVEVRDRLALDGKKAGGYFNQQLVEPIQGKNGPLGYLRLTLDTHTLATEAKQVDNTTNILRLMLLLSLAIGVVLTRTLLQGKRTRWQQSPFLLTASKSVPEEEESEKKE, from the coding sequence ATGGCTCGTGCAAAACTGAAATTCCGGCTTCATCGTGCCGTGATTGTCCTCTCCTGTCTGGCCCTGTTAGTGGCGCTGATGCAGGGCGCATCCTGGTTCAGCCAGAATCATCAACGACAGCGTAACCCGCAGCTTGAAGAGCTGGCGCACACCCTGGCGCGTCAGGTCTCGCTCAATGTCGCCCCTCTGATGCGTACCGAATCGCCGGATGAAAAGCGCATTGCGCAGGTGCTGCGTCTGCTGACCGACGAGAGCCGCATTCTCGATGCCAGCGTCTATGACAACGAGGGCGCGCTCATCGCCCGGGCCGGCGAGCATGTGGAGGTGCGCGACAGGCTGGCGCTGGATGGTAAAAAAGCCGGCGGCTATTTTAATCAGCAGCTGGTGGAGCCGATTCAGGGCAAAAACGGGCCGCTCGGCTATCTGCGTCTGACCCTCGACACCCATACTCTGGCCACCGAGGCGAAGCAGGTGGATAACACCACTAACATCCTGCGCCTGATGCTGCTCCTGTCGCTGGCGATTGGCGTGGTCCTGACCCGCACGCTGCTCCAGGGCAAACGCACCCGCTGGCAGCAGTCGCCATTCCTGCTCACCGCCAGCAAGTCGGTACCGGAAGAGGAAGAGAGCGAGAAGAAGGAATAG
- the serB gene encoding phosphoserine phosphatase, whose product MPNITWCDLPNDVSLWPGLPLSLSGDEVMPLDYHAGRSGWLLYGRGLDKQQLTQYQSKLGAAMVIVAAWCVEDYQVIRLAGSLTQRATRLAHDAGLDVAPLGKIPHLKTPGLLVMDMDSTAIQIECIDEIAKLAGTGEMVAEVTERAMRGELDFTASLKQRVATLKDADANILMQVRETLPLMPGLVQLVLKLETLGWKVAIASGGFTFFAEYLRDKLRLDAVVANELEIRDGKLTGNVVGQIVDAQFKASTLTRLAEKYDIPVAQTVAIGDGANDLPMIKVAGLGIAYHAKPTVNEKTEVIIRHADLMGVFCILSGSVNQK is encoded by the coding sequence ATGCCAAACATTACCTGGTGCGACCTGCCCAATGATGTCTCTCTCTGGCCAGGATTGCCGCTCTCATTAAGTGGCGATGAGGTAATGCCACTGGATTACCATGCTGGCCGTAGCGGCTGGCTGCTGTATGGACGCGGCCTGGATAAACAGCAGTTAACTCAGTATCAGAGCAAGCTGGGTGCCGCGATGGTGATCGTCGCCGCCTGGTGCGTGGAAGATTATCAGGTCATCCGCCTGGCCGGTTCCCTGACCCAGCGCGCTACCCGTCTGGCGCACGACGCCGGGCTGGATGTGGCTCCGCTCGGTAAAATCCCGCACCTGAAAACCCCGGGGCTGCTGGTGATGGACATGGACTCCACCGCCATTCAGATCGAGTGCATCGACGAGATCGCCAAACTGGCCGGTACCGGCGAGATGGTGGCCGAAGTGACCGAGCGCGCCATGCGCGGCGAGCTGGACTTCACCGCCAGCCTGAAACAGCGCGTGGCGACCCTGAAGGATGCCGACGCCAATATCCTTATGCAGGTGCGTGAAACGCTGCCGTTGATGCCGGGGCTGGTGCAGCTGGTGCTGAAGCTGGAAACCCTGGGCTGGAAAGTGGCTATCGCCTCCGGCGGCTTTACCTTCTTTGCCGAGTATCTGCGCGACAAGCTGCGCCTGGATGCGGTGGTTGCCAACGAACTGGAGATCCGAGACGGGAAGCTGACCGGCAACGTGGTTGGCCAGATCGTCGATGCCCAGTTTAAGGCCAGCACCCTGACGCGACTGGCGGAAAAGTATGATATCCCGGTTGCCCAGACGGTGGCGATTGGCGACGGCGCGAACGATCTGCCGATGATTAAAGTGGCCGGGCTTGGCATTGCTTACCATGCCAAACCGACCGTGAATGAAAAGACGGAAGTCATTATCCGTCATGCTGACCTGATGGGGGTGTTCTGCATTCTCTCCGGCAGCGTGAATCAGAAATAA
- a CDS encoding metal-dependent hydrolase yields MTYRFIDTHCHFDFPPFTDDEPASIQRAAEAGVIGIIVPAIDVASIDRVLRLGARYPALYMALGLHPIVIESHQDAHLDQLEAALATRPERLVAVGEIGLDLYREDPHFDRQEAILDAQLRLAKRYDLPVILHSRRTHDKLAMHLKRQDLPRTGVVHGFAGSLQQAQRFVEMGYKIGVGGTITYPRASKTRDVMAQLPLSALLLETDAPDMPLNGYQGQPNRPEQAARVFATLCELRDEPADEIADALLHNTRTLFDLPL; encoded by the coding sequence GTGACTTACCGCTTTATCGATACCCATTGCCACTTTGATTTCCCCCCTTTTACCGACGATGAACCCGCCAGCATCCAGCGTGCCGCCGAGGCCGGGGTGATAGGGATTATTGTGCCAGCCATTGATGTGGCAAGCATCGATCGCGTCCTGCGCCTCGGGGCGCGCTATCCTGCGCTCTATATGGCCCTGGGGCTGCATCCGATTGTGATCGAATCCCATCAGGATGCGCACCTGGACCAGCTCGAAGCGGCGCTCGCGACGCGGCCAGAGAGGCTGGTGGCGGTGGGGGAGATCGGCCTCGATCTCTATCGCGAGGATCCGCACTTCGATCGTCAGGAGGCGATCCTCGACGCGCAGCTCAGGCTGGCGAAACGCTACGATCTGCCGGTGATCCTCCACTCCCGGCGCACCCACGACAAACTGGCGATGCACCTCAAGCGTCAGGATCTGCCCCGGACCGGGGTGGTACACGGTTTTGCCGGCAGCCTGCAACAGGCGCAGCGCTTTGTGGAGATGGGCTATAAAATCGGCGTCGGGGGCACTATTACCTATCCCCGGGCCAGCAAAACCCGGGATGTGATGGCGCAGCTACCGCTCTCCGCCCTGCTGCTGGAAACGGACGCCCCCGATATGCCGCTCAACGGTTATCAGGGCCAGCCGAACCGCCCGGAGCAGGCGGCGCGGGTATTTGCTACGTTGTGTGAACTGCGTGACGAGCCAGCGGATGAGATCGCCGACGCGCTGCTGCACAACACCCGCACGCTGTTCGACCTGCCGCTATAA